The Alkalibacter rhizosphaerae genomic sequence ATCTCAGGCTACGTTGTCCCTGGTTGATCTTGCGGAGCTGGGAAGCACCGTACCGCCGCATTTCAGTTCTTTTGCACAGAACACCGGGGAATTGATCGAAACGGAAAACTATAAGAAAGTTTCCGATTCCAGGGCGGCAACCAAGGAATTTGCATCGTCTTCCAGGATCAATCAGATCGATCTGATCGATTTTGCGACAAAACTGGACACACCGCAAGGGAACAATCTGGCTACGGCCCTGGACGGGGCTGTTAAATACAACCGGATGTCGGAGAACATCACCAATGCCAACGGACTTTCGATCTTCTTTCCCTATGGCAAACTTAGCGATGTTTCTTCCATGCTGAACACCTATGAGGCCATCGGAATGGATGAAGATTATTCCAGGGCCATCAAAAGCTTTGCCAACTTGAATGCGGGGGGGCAAATGGCGACCCAGGGTGGAGGTCTACTGGAGACCTTGCTGGGCGGCGGAGCGGCACCTAGTTCCCAGGGGGTAAGCAGCAACGCCATAGGTTCCCTGTTGAACGCATTTTTGTCCCAGGGTGATTTTTCATCCATCACAGGGGCTGCCACCCAGGCACCGGATTGGTTGGATTCTCAGCAAGTGACCGATTCTACGGAATATTACAGTGAAAACATGATCGATCCGGCATCCATCGATATTTCCATAAAGGATGGTCAGCGGGTATTGGAATTGACGGAAGAAGAATGGGACCTGGTCCATACCATGGAACTGAGCGTATTCATCGACGATGGAGAAGGTTTTATCGATCTTGGACGGGACAACGTGTTCGAGTACAACGAGGATGGAGATCTGATCTTGGAATACGACGGAACCTGGCTGGCCATCAACGATCGGATCGTCAGCTACTACATGACCAGCTATGATTCCTACGGGGATACCTACAAGATCATGGGAAGAGTGCCGATCCTGCTCAATGGCCAGCTGGCGGACATGATACTGTCTTTCGATCAGGGAACACCTTACGGAGAAGTGCTTGGTGCCCAGATCGTTTATGATACCGAAGTAGAGACACCCAATCAGCCCAAAGGTCTGCTGGAGATCGAAGTTGGCGATCGGATCGACTATCTGTGCGATTATTACAGCTACCAGGGGGAATTCGACGACACTTATTATTTGGGAGATCCCTACGAGGCGGAAGAAGAATGGTATATAGAAAACCTGGCCGTCACCAATTTAGATTACCTGATGAGCTACAAGATCACCGATATCTATGGCAACAGCTATTGGACGCCGCCGGTTCGAGACTGAGCCAGCAGTTATGCATTTGTCCGGATAGGAGTGGAAAGGAGCGTTGCAATGAGGATCCATGAAAACAGAAAGTTGCATTCCGTGTTGGAATCCTATTTCATTCTCATGAAAGGGATGCGTACCGTCCGATACATGGCCAAGGCCCGAAGATCGGGTGAATTGTCCCAGCCCTTTGTCGAACGGTTGATGCTTGCCGTTACTGAAGTAAACGGGTGCTTGATCTGTTCCTACGCCCACACAAAAATGGCGTTGGAAGCAGGATTGAAAAATGAGGAGATCCAGCGAATGCTGGCCGGAGAATTTGAAGATGCACCGGTAGAGGAACTGCCTGCGATCCTATTTGCGCAACATTACACGGAAAGTCGGGGCAAACCTTCCAGAAAAGCGTGGGACAGGATCGTGGATGTATATGGAGAGCCAAAAGCCCTGAGGATCCTTGGTGCCATCCGGATGATCATGATCGGCAACGCTTATGGCATCCCTTGGAGCTCCTTGACCAATCGATTGAAAGGCAAACCGGATCCAAGGAGCAATTTGGCTTATGAGCTGACCATGCTGCTTACCATGATCCCATTTACGATCGTGGCCATGGTTCATGGAAAAATGAAAAATGCCGGGGAAGATCCCATGTTCGGATACTGAGACCCAAACTAAAAACTCTTTGATCGTGCGATCAGGGAGTTTTTATCGTTTTTTGACACAGATCTGCCACACAAAATACATAGAATGAGAAGGGTTATTTACCAACAGATCGAAAGGGGAATTCAGACCATGGGAATCTTAAAAAAAACGATGGATCTAAACGTGAAAAAGGCTATCATTGTGATCCTGATGATCTCCTTGGCCGTTATGTTCGCTGCATGCGGCAAAGAAGATGAAAGCCAGGAAATAAAGATCAGTACCCAGGAAGTGAAGCAAGGGAACCTGGTGGTGGGATTGTATGCAGATGGAAGGATATCCATGCCATCAACTCCGGTAGACTTCAAGGTTTCGGGGACTTTGGGGGAACTACATGCTGTTGTTGGACAGACCGTAGAACAGGGGGATGTGTTGGCCGTTTTGGACAAATCGGAATTTTCGGAGGCAGTGGCTGCTGCACAGCGCGATCTCAACAAGGCAAAAGCAGTTTATGAAGATGCCGTAAAGTCTTCAGGGTACAACGTGGCTACCGAGAAGATCAAGTTG encodes the following:
- a CDS encoding clostripain-related cysteine peptidase, translating into MARSNRPIGREKRVGSGSGRVEKRGSGIGRGNSGPVGGSGGFFNRRTTSNIPGSTTSSSGSRGPTGGISKVLIIVVVAVIYYFFSKMGDGGGVLLPGDSGNNLPGIQAGTSTYDGGAYAVDRTVASEARPKRTTLVGGGRDRTTIMVYLLGTDLESRSGMATMDLQEMLDADLSENVKIVVETGGTAQWKNDVISNRTNQRYLIDSQGLRLLEDDLGRKSMVDPNTLTEFIRYSEKNFPAERYILIFWDHGGGSVTGYGYDEYDKGDTMTLDEIERALFQSGTTFDLIGFDACLMATMETAFVAEPYADYLIASEELEPGIGWYYTGWLNALSRDPSMETIDLGKVLIDDYIREVKSKTPKSQATLSLVDLAELGSTVPPHFSSFAQNTGELIETENYKKVSDSRAATKEFASSSRINQIDLIDFATKLDTPQGNNLATALDGAVKYNRMSENITNANGLSIFFPYGKLSDVSSMLNTYEAIGMDEDYSRAIKSFANLNAGGQMATQGGGLLETLLGGGAAPSSQGVSSNAIGSLLNAFLSQGDFSSITGAATQAPDWLDSQQVTDSTEYYSENMIDPASIDISIKDGQRVLELTEEEWDLVHTMELSVFIDDGEGFIDLGRDNVFEYNEDGDLILEYDGTWLAINDRIVSYYMTSYDSYGDTYKIMGRVPILLNGQLADMILSFDQGTPYGEVLGAQIVYDTEVETPNQPKGLLEIEVGDRIDYLCDYYSYQGEFDDTYYLGDPYEAEEEWYIENLAVTNLDYLMSYKITDIYGNSYWTPPVRD
- a CDS encoding carboxymuconolactone decarboxylase family protein, which encodes MRIHENRKLHSVLESYFILMKGMRTVRYMAKARRSGELSQPFVERLMLAVTEVNGCLICSYAHTKMALEAGLKNEEIQRMLAGEFEDAPVEELPAILFAQHYTESRGKPSRKAWDRIVDVYGEPKALRILGAIRMIMIGNAYGIPWSSLTNRLKGKPDPRSNLAYELTMLLTMIPFTIVAMVHGKMKNAGEDPMFGY